The Enteractinococcus fodinae genome has a segment encoding these proteins:
- a CDS encoding GNAT family N-acetyltransferase: MRRTGHLWRTRSEREGSAEDQASIRRILEAAFGTDAEADLVDELRDEQTHWISRYSVLGFTAAIPDSEFETSAAAYALLHRCTVGGQPGLMLAPTGVLPQHQGEGAGTAVIEAVLELAREDGEPFVLVYGYPHYYPRFGFRPASKLGITADWADQTEALQVRVLDEDALLPSGKVELPAAYKV, from the coding sequence ATGCGGCGTACCGGTCATCTATGGCGAACACGCAGTGAGCGAGAAGGTTCGGCTGAAGATCAAGCCTCGATCCGGAGGATCTTGGAAGCTGCTTTCGGAACGGATGCGGAGGCTGATCTCGTCGATGAGCTGCGCGATGAGCAGACGCATTGGATCTCCCGGTATTCAGTGTTGGGTTTCACCGCCGCGATACCTGATTCCGAATTCGAGACAAGTGCCGCCGCGTATGCTTTGCTGCACCGCTGCACGGTGGGTGGCCAGCCCGGCTTGATGCTTGCCCCGACCGGAGTGCTGCCCCAGCATCAAGGTGAGGGTGCTGGCACCGCGGTCATTGAAGCAGTGCTTGAGCTCGCCCGTGAAGACGGCGAACCGTTTGTGCTGGTCTATGGTTACCCGCACTATTACCCACGCTTTGGTTTCCGCCCGGCCTCGAAGCTCGGCATCACCGCGGACTGGGCGGATCAAACAGAAGCGCTGCAGGTTCGTGTGCTCGACGAGGATGCTCTGCTACCTAGTGGCAAGGTGGAATTGCCCGCAGCCTACAAGGTGTAA
- a CDS encoding methylenetetrahydrofolate reductase produces MDRPRRDATVRVRMSDSGHTTQVHSLLQDFSLEMTGKDVDALREAAPAIPQGTRINVTFLGNEDLQMRVAAARAVKELGFTPVPHISARRLRSETELLRFLEELARVDAVRHLFAVGGDPAEPMGPYSSAREMLASELFDDYEVDEIAVAGYAEGHPEIADDLLARELKSKLELLAEREFQTVIITQFGFDTDPIARWLSELEALGISVPVRIGVPGPAGIKRLLGYARRFGVASSTGIVKKYGFSLANLMGSAGPDNFLHNLAAETAATQYSGNVGVHFYTFGGVAQTAEWIRDFLRQL; encoded by the coding sequence ATGGATCGACCCCGTCGCGATGCAACAGTGAGGGTACGAATGTCTGATTCCGGCCATACCACCCAAGTCCATTCGCTCCTGCAGGACTTTTCTTTAGAGATGACGGGCAAAGATGTCGACGCGCTGCGGGAAGCTGCGCCCGCCATTCCGCAAGGTACGCGCATCAATGTCACGTTTCTCGGCAATGAAGATCTTCAGATGCGAGTCGCCGCAGCCCGGGCCGTCAAAGAACTCGGCTTCACCCCGGTGCCGCACATCTCGGCCCGACGGCTACGCAGCGAAACCGAACTGCTCAGGTTCTTGGAAGAGTTAGCCAGGGTCGATGCAGTGCGGCATCTCTTTGCTGTCGGTGGGGATCCCGCCGAGCCCATGGGGCCCTATAGCTCGGCTCGCGAGATGTTGGCATCGGAGCTCTTTGATGACTACGAGGTGGACGAGATCGCAGTTGCAGGCTACGCCGAAGGACATCCAGAAATCGCCGATGACCTGCTGGCCCGCGAATTGAAAAGCAAACTCGAGCTGTTAGCAGAACGTGAATTTCAGACGGTGATCATCACGCAGTTTGGCTTCGATACGGATCCAATCGCCAGATGGCTCAGTGAGCTAGAGGCCCTGGGGATTTCAGTGCCGGTCCGTATTGGCGTCCCAGGACCGGCCGGCATCAAGCGACTGTTAGGTTATGCCCGCAGATTTGGGGTCGCATCCTCGACGGGCATCGTGAAAAAATACGGATTCTCGTTAGCTAATCTCATGGGGAGCGCCGGCCCAGACAACTTCCTGCACAACCTGGCCGCTGAAACCGCGGCAACACAGTATTCAGGTAACGTCGGCGTCCATTTCTATACCTTTGGCGGTGTGGCGCAAACCGCAGAATGGATCAGAGACTTTCTGCGCCAACTCTAG
- a CDS encoding serine hydrolase, protein MAQDLNQLAQCIDGITQHYPFAVHWDVREIASGQHISQGGEQVIGAFSTRKVSVLLACLALVHVQKLSLDDTYPIDASLKDGVQAGVMRNLSAGIELSLRDHLAQMMITSDNICTQLVFRAMEEATGDALQWVNDYCAQLGMYHTLHREVFPRSAELAWSHPIDAMTVTSATDQALLLEHLAHGAMDDEHAKKLRLTTELCQLALELMSHIYTPLLGAYVTQGRFVEKNGRGIRGLSQVGILLDHQNQPVASVAVFAESVPVELFDGTPGRVRAMECFAAIGQVVEQTFLDGTPVPIVHRQVIESDFWEQELGELLFAVEGGRAVNADVEFTFSGIGKIFFAQAVVEAAGTNPELLQRVIPIRAQHREHAETGTLRHLPGELKLTVDDAMRLVTGSGDGAAVQALFEYFEAEGIDILECGRQAVAHLPNTTITGLEKLSAGEGFHGVTTANDVLVLLRQIINDDGPVMEWMSQVFEPGGLASTLPGYGPHTIQHWTVAGWERMYGCRLDEGRSSLMILKCPKGFTGMVAHAPIGTHDVPAKFGSLGLSTLANT, encoded by the coding sequence ATGGCACAGGACCTGAACCAGCTGGCGCAATGCATCGACGGCATTACTCAGCACTACCCTTTCGCGGTGCACTGGGATGTTCGCGAGATCGCCTCGGGGCAGCACATTAGCCAGGGTGGAGAGCAGGTCATCGGTGCCTTTAGCACCAGGAAAGTCAGTGTGCTGCTGGCATGTCTGGCGCTCGTGCATGTGCAGAAACTCTCCCTAGACGACACCTACCCCATTGATGCCTCACTCAAAGACGGGGTGCAAGCCGGGGTGATGCGCAATCTATCGGCCGGTATTGAGCTCAGCCTGCGAGATCATCTGGCGCAAATGATGATCACCTCCGACAACATCTGTACTCAACTCGTGTTCCGTGCCATGGAAGAAGCCACCGGGGATGCGCTGCAATGGGTCAACGACTATTGCGCACAACTGGGCATGTACCACACGCTGCATCGCGAGGTCTTCCCGCGGTCAGCTGAGCTGGCCTGGTCACATCCGATCGATGCTATGACGGTCACCTCGGCCACTGACCAAGCGCTCCTCTTAGAACACCTCGCCCACGGGGCCATGGACGATGAGCACGCTAAGAAACTCCGCCTCACCACCGAACTGTGTCAGCTCGCGCTAGAGCTCATGAGCCATATCTACACCCCGCTATTGGGGGCTTATGTCACCCAGGGCCGATTTGTTGAGAAGAACGGGCGGGGCATTCGTGGGCTCTCCCAGGTCGGGATCTTGCTAGATCACCAGAACCAACCGGTCGCCTCAGTCGCGGTATTTGCCGAATCGGTCCCGGTCGAGCTGTTTGATGGTACGCCAGGGCGGGTTCGGGCCATGGAATGTTTTGCCGCCATCGGTCAGGTCGTCGAACAGACCTTCCTAGACGGCACGCCGGTCCCCATCGTGCACCGGCAAGTCATCGAGTCTGACTTCTGGGAACAAGAACTTGGCGAACTGCTTTTTGCGGTGGAAGGCGGTCGTGCGGTCAATGCCGACGTCGAGTTCACCTTCTCAGGTATCGGCAAGATCTTCTTCGCCCAGGCCGTGGTCGAAGCAGCAGGTACGAATCCTGAGCTCTTACAGCGCGTCATCCCAATCCGTGCACAGCATCGCGAACACGCCGAGACCGGCACACTTCGGCATCTCCCGGGCGAGCTGAAACTCACAGTTGATGACGCGATGCGGCTCGTCACCGGCTCGGGCGATGGAGCAGCAGTCCAAGCCCTCTTCGAGTATTTCGAGGCAGAGGGGATCGACATTCTCGAATGCGGCCGTCAAGCTGTTGCCCATCTCCCAAATACCACCATCACCGGCCTTGAAAAACTCTCCGCTGGTGAGGGATTCCACGGTGTGACGACCGCCAATGATGTTTTGGTGCTGCTACGTCAGATTATCAATGACGATGGGCCCGTGATGGAATGGATGTCCCAGGTCTTCGAGCCAGGTGGTTTGGCCAGCACACTGCCTGGCTATGGACCCCACACCATCCAACACTGGACGGTAGCCGGATGGGAACGCATGTATGGATGCCGGCTCGACGAAGGTCGCAGCTCACTGATGATCCTGAAGTGTCCAAAAGGCTTTACCGGCATGGTTGCCCACGCTCCGATCGGAACTCACGACGTGCCCGCCAAATTCGGCAGCCTCGGATTATCTACCCTGGCCAACACCTAG